A genomic region of Mycolicibacterium poriferae contains the following coding sequences:
- a CDS encoding carboxymuconolactone decarboxylase family protein encodes MGRTAVADRLTGMVALSSGDDRADTLMRLICARTLALPPLPLPVEVPTENTDAESVLVAFAEQFSTDVTGIGDNQRTRFLEAWGADAFRTVVTMYVADFVPRVWAGCEALGLGMPGRTAEVDFDGQTDPIDFVLNGFVPEVARMRALDPVTTEVVRLRGAAAHNCRLCQSLRERHALDAGGSEDVYGQITDFERADGLSDAHKAALRYVDALIWTPSNIGEDVAGGVRKHFSTKQALELTLDVMRNGANKILVSLGSDAARVDEGTELYEIDEAGQTIFA; translated from the coding sequence ATGGGTCGTACCGCTGTGGCTGACCGACTGACCGGGATGGTGGCGTTGTCCTCGGGCGATGACCGGGCCGACACGCTGATGCGGCTGATCTGCGCGCGGACATTGGCGTTGCCGCCGCTGCCGCTGCCGGTCGAGGTGCCGACGGAGAACACCGACGCCGAGTCGGTGCTCGTCGCGTTCGCCGAACAGTTCTCCACCGACGTCACCGGCATCGGCGACAACCAGCGCACCCGCTTCCTCGAGGCCTGGGGCGCCGACGCCTTCCGGACGGTGGTGACAATGTACGTCGCCGATTTCGTGCCGCGCGTGTGGGCCGGGTGCGAGGCCCTCGGGCTCGGCATGCCGGGGCGCACCGCCGAGGTGGACTTCGACGGCCAGACCGACCCGATCGACTTCGTGTTGAACGGGTTCGTGCCCGAGGTGGCGCGGATGCGCGCACTGGACCCGGTGACCACCGAGGTGGTGCGGCTGCGCGGGGCGGCCGCACACAACTGCCGGTTGTGCCAGTCACTGCGCGAACGCCACGCGTTGGACGCCGGCGGATCCGAAGATGTCTACGGCCAGATCACCGACTTCGAACGCGCCGACGGGCTGTCCGACGCGCACAAGGCCGCGCTGCGCTACGTCGATGCGCTGATCTGGACGCCGTCGAACATCGGCGAGGACGTGGCGGGCGGGGTGCGCAAGCATTTCTCGACCAAGCAGGCCCTGGAGCTGACTCTCGACGTGATGCGCAACGGCGCCAACAAGATCCTGGTGTCGTTGGGCTCCGACGCCGCGCGGGTGGACGAGGGCACCGAGCTCTACGAGATCGACGAGGCGGGCCAGACGATATTCGCCTGA